One Bombus fervidus isolate BK054 chromosome 7, iyBomFerv1, whole genome shotgun sequence genomic region harbors:
- the LOC139988923 gene encoding deubiquitinase DESI2: protein MMFSSGLSCNLSFPSCLGYPQDNEELIPKMAREPIILNVYDMYWINEYTTPIGLGVFHSGVEIYGTEYAYGGHSKPISGIFEITPRVAEELGEQFRYRQSVHIGYTDFTEEDVTRIVTELGKDFRGDRYHLMNKNCNHFSSQLTLILCGQEIPGWVNRLAYFSSCVPFLQRCLPKEWLTPDALQHSLNQVSHESTSSERVTPFREFMRKGSLS, encoded by the exons ATGATGTTTTCGTCAGGTCTTAGCTGCAATCTATCCTTTCCTAGTTGTCTGGGTTATCCACAGGATAACGAAGaattaataccaaaaatgGCTAGAGAGCCAATAATTCTTAATGTTTATGATATG TATTGGATAAATGAATATACTACTCCAATTGGATTGGGTGTATTTCATTCAGGAGTTGAAATATATGGAAcag AATATGCATATGGAGGTCATTCTAAACCAATTTCTGGAATTTTTGAAATCACACCGAGAGTTGCTGAAGAATTAGGGGAGCAATTTAGATATAG GCAATCAGTACACATTGGATATACAGATTTCACAGAAGAAGATGTAACTAGGATTGTTACTGAATTAGGAAAAGATTTTAGGGGTGATCGTTACcatttaatgaataaaaattgtaatcatTTTAGTAGTCAACTTACactt ATTTTGTGTGGTCAAGAAATACCAGGTTGGGTAAATCGCCTTGCATATTTCAGTTCTTGTGTACCATTCCTTCAACGTTGTCTACCAAAGGAATGGTTAACGCCTGATGCACTTCAACATTCTCTGAATCAAGTCAGCCATGAAAGTACATCCTCTGAAA GAGTTACACCATTTAGAGAGTTTATGCGCAAAGGAAGTTTATCGTGA
- the Dnapol-eta gene encoding DNA polymerase eta — MANSSNNRVVVLIDMDCFFCQVETKLQPEYAGKPLAVVQYNQWKLGGIIAVNYEAREYGVTRHMRGEEAKEKCPDLILASVPCLRGKADTSRYRSAGREVINVIKKHCNIIERASVDEAYLDITDLVCKRMSTYSISLNHLVTQLSNTFVVGYSEVGKNDEEERSQGTKTWIMNVFENLEDIEAQKLAIAGLIVEEIRADIFDKTGFRCSAGIAENKILAKLACGLHKPNRQTILPANAVSTLYSTLPIKKVRNLGGKFGDVVVESLNCNVMGDLVQYSLQYLQKRFDEKTGLWLYNIARGIDNEPVNIRLVSKSIGACKKFPGRQAIVSLDVLKHWAGELSAEVCERLEQDLEENERRATLMTICYQYYQNKATVSQSRSCTLNSYKPGNMAIRCVQIISKSTQCPIAYLGISAGKFVPAKGSSNFQNFFKSNESELHKKIDAQTENTKVESIYSVENTTKKIKSDLDVDKIINVDSNSVEINNASSNKLKHVGKKCSRISAQLGEQSCNIKTDWSPTSRRLNNLINSLNEGNKIKTFYEKKTNCFNLNDPLDQNDFKESFFMNAFNPKESNLKDTHVNNIGLIELNDNVNIDIEFENLNEDSVKNEKSNFDEKLDLNMKENNDKMYTNNEMENGPTSSNIKLNENNKMINEQDIIQLEEIFPDLSNIDPTVVVLLPSYLQEKAKLYMKTENKKDISKETLVKMLKGKNKFKTNTSKGRKDNDISSFLIKKNSSNSIEVPSKQCLKCYQMISILKYQEHCDFHVAESLQWNLNNSVLHTTNIKRKENTSDIDTNSIKRRLNANILNSHKNHKSISSFFS, encoded by the exons atggcAAACTCAAGCAATAATAGAGTTGTCGTTTTAATAGACATGGATTGCTTTTTTTGTCAAGTTGAAACAAAACTTCAACCAGAATATGCTGGAAAACCACTTGCGGTTGTACAATACAATCAGTGGAAATTAGGAGG gatAATTGCTGTTAATTATGAAGCAAGGGAATACGGTGTTACAAGACACATGAGAGGTGAAGaggcaaaagaaaaatgtccAGATCTCATTTTAGCTAGTGTACCATGCCTTCGTGGAAAAGCTGATACATCAAG ATATAGAAGTGCTGGTCGTGAAgttattaatgttataaagAAACATTGCAATATAATAGAACGTGCTAGTGTGGATGAAGCATATTTAGATATTACTGACTTGGTTTGTAAAAGGATGTCTacatattctatttctttgaATCATTTAGTGACACAGctttcaaatacttttgtagTAGGATATTCAGAAGTTGGAAAAAATGATGAAG AAGAGAGAAGTCAAGGCACAAAAACTTGGATAATGAACGTTTTTGAGAATCTTGAAGACATAGAAGCACAAAAACTTGCAATAGCAGGACTTATAGTTGAAGAAATAAGAGCTGACATATTTGATAAAACAGGATTTAGATGTTCTGCTGGTATTGCAGAAAACAAG atattagCTAAGTTGGCATGTGGATTGCATAAACCAAATCGACAAACAATATTACCTGCAAATGCAGTATCAACTCTGTATTCGACATTGCCAATCAAAAAAGTTAGAAATCTTGGTGGAAAGTTTGGAGATGTTGTTGTTGAATCTCTCAATTGTAATGTTATGGGTGATTTAGTGCAGTATTCACtgcaatatttacaaaaacgattcgatgaaaaaacagg gtTATGGTTATACAATATTGCTCGAGGAATAGACAATGAACCTGTTAATATACGATTAGTATCAAAATCAATTGGAGCATGTAAAAAGTTCCCAGGAAGACAAGCTATTGTCTCATTAGATGTG TTAAAACATTGGGCTGGTGAATTATCAGCAGAAGTTTGTGAACGTCTTGAACAAGATCTTGAAGAAAATGAGCGACGAGCAACGTTAATGACAATATGTTATCAGTATTATCAAAATAAGGCTACAGTATCACAATCACGTTCATGTActttaaattcatataaacCAGGAAATATGGCAATTCGTTGTGTACAAATCATATCTAAGTCAACACAATGTCCAATTGCATATTTAGGTATATCAGCTGGTAAATTTGTACCAGCTAAAGGCAGCAGcaattttcagaatttcttTAAATCAAACGAATCAGAGCTTCATAAGAAAATAGATGCACAAACAGAAAATACGAAAGTAGAAAGTATATATTCAGTAGAAAATACtactaagaaaataaaaagtgatTTAGATGtcgataaaattatcaatGTAGATTCTAATAGTGTTGAAATTAACAATGCATCAAGTAATAAACTAAAACATGTTGGGAAAAAATGTTCTAGAATAAGTGCACAATTAGGTGAACAAagttgtaatataaaaacagaTTGGTCTCCTACTTCCAgaagattaaataatttaatcaattcATTAaatgaaggaaataaaataaaaacattttatgaaaagaagacaaattgttttaatttgaATGATCCCTTAGATCAAAATGATTTTAAGGaatcattttttatgaatGCTTTTAACCCAAAAGAAAGTAATTTGAAAGATAcacatgtaaataatattggGTTGATTGAATTAAATGACAatgtaaatatagatattgagtttgaaaatttaaatgaagatagtgtaaaaaatgagaaaagtaattttgacgaaaaattgGATTTGAATATGAAGGagaataatgataaaatgtaTACAAACAATGAAATGGAAAATGGGCCAACttcttcaaatataaaattaaatgaaaataacaaaatgatTAACGAACAAGATATAATACAActagaagaaatatttcctGATTTGAGTAATATTGATCCTACTGTAgttgtattgttaccttcatatttacaagaaaaagcaaaattatatatgaaaacagaaaataaaaaggatatttcaaaagaaactttagtgaaaatgttgaaaggaaaaaataaatttaaaaccaACACttcaaaaggaagaaaagataaTGATATTTCTAGTTTcctaattaaaaaaaactCATCTAACTCAATTGAAGTTCCTTCTAAACAATGTTTAAAATGTTATCAAATGAtatctatattaaaatatcaggAACATTGCGATTTTCATGTGGCTGAAAGTCTGCAATGGAACTTAAATAATTCAGTATTACAtactacaaatataaaaaggaaggaaaatacAAGTGATATAGATACCAATTCTATTAAACGTCGattaaatgcaaatattttaaattctcaTAAGAATCACAAATCCATATCATCATTTTTTTCGTAA
- the LOC141445798 gene encoding uncharacterized protein, with translation MDKNICCKKILWHSQTEKAAVFKLDVYIKKHEQKFGKILSQKMLSRKQLKLLRLMHKLMRAIEKAEIDKQQAFQLLKASNDAIKTTISTFQDSMKRYKESVKTEFAKLDCLSTNRLLSINCTYT, from the exons atggataaaaatatatgttgtAAAAAAATCTTATGGCACAGTCAAACAGAAAAAGCAGCAGTTTTTAAATTGgacgtatatataaaaaaacacGAACAAAAATTCGGAAAAATATTATCCCAAAAAATGTTGTCacgaaaacaattaaaattactaaGACTTATGCATAAATTAATGAGAGCTATCGAGAAAGCAGAGATTGATAAACAACAag caTTTCAATTGCTAAAGGCATCTAACGATGCAATAAAAACAACGATTTCTACATTTCAAGATTCAATGAAACGATACAAAGAAAGCGTGAAAACGGAATTTGCAAAACTCGATTGTTTAAGTACAAATCGACTTTTAAGTATTaattgtacatatacataa
- the Nc2alpha gene encoding negative cofactor 2 alpha — MPSKKKKYNARFPAGRIKKIMQTDEEIGKVAQPVPIIISRTLELFVHSLLTKSMEITNAKNAKTLSPSHMKQCILSENRFDFLKDLVNSLPDVSGPDEEVPTPPLTPAPMNINISNTSTYSPTIQQPDTGFSKQEMGLTTKVKKENENEENSDGTGIYNPDTRNEMVKNTVPQVPEFQMSVPPSFQISQPNFYTEVKPMNLSTNTSSVNTNNQPTSNFAHTATLDEDYDT; from the exons ATGccaagtaaaaagaaaaaatataatgcacGTTTTCCAGCA ggcagaataaaaaaaattatgcaaACTGATGAAGAAATTGGAAAAGTTGCACAACCAGTGccgattataattt CTAGAACATTAGAACTGTTTGTACATTCATTACTTACAAAATCGATGGAAATTACAAATGCTAAAAATGCCAAAACTTTGAGTCCTTCTCATAT GAAACAATGTATTTTATCAGAGAACCgctttgattttttaaaagatttagTAAATTCTTTACCAGATGTATCAGGACCTGATGAGGAAGTACCTACACCACCTCTAACACCTGCTccaatgaatataaatatatcaaatacatCAACTTATTCACCTACAATACAACAGCCAGATACAGG attttcaaAGCAGGAGATGGGATTAACTACtaaagtaaagaaagaaaatgaaaatgaagaaaacagTGATGGAACTGGAATATATAATCCAGATACTCGTAATGAAATGGTAAAAAATACTGTACCTCAAGTTCCAGAATTTCAAATGTCTGTGCCTCCATCATTTCAAATTAGTCAACCTAATTTTTATACAGAAGTTAAACCTATGAATTTAAGTACAAATACAtcaagtgtaaatacaaataatcaACCAACATCAAATTTTGCTCATACTGCTACTTTGGATGAAGATTATGATACATag